Proteins encoded in a region of the Takifugu flavidus isolate HTHZ2018 chromosome 10, ASM371156v2, whole genome shotgun sequence genome:
- the LOC130532229 gene encoding teashirt homolog 1-like, whose product MPRRKQQEPRRSAAYMPEDELKAATQDEEEHLQDDGLSLDGQDNEFLCNEEEEDADGGQPTSYRDSPLSNGTNHDAGYGSPLSDASDRLPDFKSNSSREGQDREGAALPFRPNNGLSFQDSLAQMKAVYANLLSDASWSSITMDIMKSKSDPASSVNSALTPPQSASTAAASTTATPSKNSGASIATSHHNGRSSSNAVNHTSSASGNINGTAASSVSSQSTNSGSSSVGASNGGGVAYDWHQAALAKTLQQTPYHLLPEPSLFSTVQLYRQNNKLYGSVFTGASKFRCKDCSAAYDTLVGLTVHMNETGHYRDDNKEKEEEQGKRWSKPRKRSLMEMEGKEDAQKVLKCMYCGHSFESLQDLSVHMIKTKHYQKVPLKEPVPALATKLVPSSAKKRALQDAVVSPCSPDSVHTGGVGGSVSLGDIGKDAKSAANPYVTPNNRYGYQNGASYTWQFEARKAQILKCMECGSSHDTLQQLTAHMMVTGHFLKVTNSASKKGKQLVFDPVLEEKIQSIPLPPTTTRLPVPASVKSQPVSPALSSGSEDRREAGEEEKSESGEPLEKKIKEEKEEPGEKSETDATSYKYLREEDLEETPKEGLDILKSLENTVSSAISKAQTGTPTWGGYPSIHAAYQLQGSIKNSATALPPMVQSVQMQPVFNSGLRGLVNDPNSVIQSPQSPSSPTPLRSNVSAMEELVEKVTGKASAVKKEKEEKMVTAERCRLPSLVKSPSPALREQRELLASPNDLSVGKHKSGLRSSSPGSVDSEVICKKEPKESLVDGHSNNSKNSSEPCQSPVMNGSSLGIITDHSPESPFISPLSALQSIMNTHLGKASKPVSPAADPLSMLYKISNSMMEKPSFTPTPQGKPAEPINHYQLYENNDQPIDLSKNKSNSSSGGRALLTNSSLNGNKPLVSLPDPVSSPLRENALMDISDMVKNLTGRLTPKSSTPSSISEKSDADGSTFEDALEDLSPVQKRKGRQSNWNPQHLLILQAQFASSLRETSEGRYAMTDLGPQERVHICKFTGLSMTTISHWLANVKYQLRRTGGTKFLKNMDSCQPVFLCSDCASQFRTPSSYISHLESHLGFSLKDLSKLSAEHLREQQAASKVITDKMTFGSPLSALATPEDDTGSVYQCRLCNRTFVSKHAIKLHLSKTHGKSPEDHLVFVTALEKLEKLDKMEKV is encoded by the coding sequence CTTACATGCCCGAGGATGAGCTCAAGGCAGCCACtcaagatgaagaggagcaccTGCAGGACGACGGCCTGTCACTAGACGGCCAGGACAACGAGTTCCTGTgcaacgaggaggaggaagacgcggACGGAGGCCAGCCGACCAGTTACAGAGACTCCCCACTCAGCAATGGCACGAACCACGACGCTGGGTACGGGTCCCCGCTCAGCGACGCCAGCGACCGGCTGCCAGACTTCAAGAGCAACTCTTCGAGAGAGGGTCAGGATAGGGAAGGCGCCGCTTTGCCTTTCCGCCCCAATAACGGCCTCTCGTTCCAGGACAGTCTGGCACAGATGAAAGCCGTCTATGCAAACCTCCTGTCTGATGCCTCTTGGTCCAGTATTACAATGGACATAATGAAGTCGAAGTCCGATCCAGCTAGCAGTGTCAACAGTGCCCTTACCCCTCCACAGTCTGCctctactgctgctgcctccacaacAGCCACCCCGAGCAAGAACAGCGGGGCCAGCATAGCTACCAGTCACCATAACGGCCGGAGCTCCAGCAACGCCGTCAACCACACGAGCAGTGCAAGTGGGAACATTAACGGCACAGCGGCGTCCTCTGTTAGCAGCCAAAGTACAAACAGTGGGAGCAGCAGCGTCGGAGCGAGCAATGGTGGGGGCGTGGCCTATGACTGGCACCAGGCCGCACTTGCCAAAACTCTTCAACAGACCCCTTACCACCTTTTACCAGAGCCTAGCCTTTTCAGCACCGTGCAGCTGTATCGCCAGAACAACAAGCTCTACGGCTCCGTTTTCACCGGCGCCAGCAAGTTTCGCTGCAAAGATTGCAGCGCCGCCTACGACACGCTGGTGGGCCTGACGGTCCACATGAACGAAACGGGCCACTATCGAGACGACAAcaaggaaaaagaggaggagcaggggaagCGCTGGTCCAAACCCCGCAAGCGCTCgctgatggagatggaggggaaGGAAGATGCCCAGAAGGTGTTGAAGTGCATGTACTGTGGCCACTCCTTCGAGTCTTTGCAAGATCTCAGTGTTCATATGATAAAGACCAAGCATTACCAGAAAGTGCCTCTTAAAGAACCAGTGCCGGCCTTGGCCACTAAACTGGTGCCCAGTTCAGCTAAAAAACGAGCTCTTCAGGATGCCGTAGTCTCCCCGTGCTCCCCAGACTCTGTTCACACCGGCGGCGTTGGCGGCAGCGTGTCGCTCGGCGACATCGGCAAAGATGCTAAATCTGCGGCTAATCCGTACGTGACTCCCAACAATCGCTATGGTTACCAAAACGGAGCCAGCTACACCTGGCAGTTTGAAGCCCGTAAAGCGCAGATCCTCAAGTGCATGGAGTGCGGCAGTTCCCACGACACGCTCCAGCAGCTGACCGCCCATATGATGGTGACGGGGCATTTTCTGAAGGTCACAAATTCTGCTTCCAAAAAGGGCAAGCAGCTGGTTTTCGATCCGGTGCTGGAAGAGAAAATTCAGTCTATTCCACTGCCGCCGACCACCACTAGACTACCTGTTCCCGCTAGCGTGAAGTCCCAGCCGGTGTCCCCTGCCTTGTCCTCTGGCtcggaggacaggagggaagcgGGTGAGGAGGAAAAGTCAGAAAGTGGTGAGCCCCTGGAGAAGAAAAtcaaggaagagaaagaggagccaGGTGAGAAATCTGAGACAGATGCTACATCATATAAATATCTTAGAGAGGAGGATCTGGAGGAGACACCAAAGGAGGGTTTAGATATTCTTAAGTCCCTTGAGAACACTGTATCCAGTGCCATCAGCAAGGCTCAGACGGGTACACCCACGTGGGGTGGATACCCCAGCATCCACGCGGCGTATCAGCTGCAGGGTTCCATTAAGAATTCTGCTACTGCTCTGCCCCCGAtggtccagagtgtccagatGCAGCCGGTCTTTAACAGTGGGCTGCGAGGCCTGGTAAACGACCCAAACTCCGTCATACAGTCGCCTCAGAGCCCCTCCTCCCCTACTCCGCTCAGGAGCAACGTCAGTGCCATGGAAGAGCTGGTGGAGAAAGTGACGGGGAAAGCTAGCGCtgtaaagaaagagaaggaggaaaagatggTAACTGCGGAACGATGTCGGCTTCCTTCTTTAGTGAAGTCCCCCTCTCCTGCACTGAGAGAGCAACGAGAACTCTTAGCGTCCCCGAATGACCTTTCTGTAGGTAAACACAAATCTGGCCTGAGAAGTAGCAGCCCTGGAAGTGTAGATTCAGAGGTCATCTGCAAGAAAGAGCCCAAAGAGAGCCTCGTCGACGGCCACAGTAACAATTCAAAGAACAGCTCTGAGCCTTGTCAGTCCCCGGTAATGAACGGCAGCAGTCTAGGCATCATCACCGATCACTCGCCGGAAAGTCCTTTCATCAGCCCCCTCAGTGCACTCCAGTCAATCATGAACACTCACCTCGGTAAGGCTTCCAAACCCGTAAGCCCGGCCGCAGACCCGCTATCTATGCTTTATAAAATCAGCAACAGCATGATGGAGAAGCCGTCGTTCACCCCAACTCCTCAGGGCAAACCCGCTGAGCCCATCAACCACTATCAGTTATATGAAAATAATGACCAACCTATAGACCTGAGTAAAAAtaagagcaacagcagcagtggcggTCGCGCGCTGCTCACCAACAGTAGTCTAAATGGGAATAAGCCCCTGGTCTCCCTCCCTGACCCGGTCTCCTCCCCTCTGCGAGAGAACGCGCTGATGGACATTTCCGATATGGTGAAAAACCTCACTGGGCGGCTGACGCCTAAGTCTTCtaccccctcctccatctccgaGAAGTCGGACGCCGATGGCAGCACGTTCGAGGACGCCCTCGAGGACCTCTCCCCCGTgcagaagaggaaggggaggcaGTCCAACTGGAACCCCCagcacctcctcatcctccaggcGCAGTTTGCCTCCAGCCTGCGGGAAACCTCGGAGGGCCGCTATGCCATGACTGATCTGGGACCCCAGGAAAGGGTCCACATCTGTAAGTTCACCGGCCTTTCCATGACCACCATTTCCCACTGGCTGGCTAACGTCAAGTATCAGCTGAGGAGAACTGGAGGCACCAAGTTTCTCAAGAACATGGACTCGTGCCAGCCCGTGTTCCTCTGTAGCGACTGTGCCTCCCAGTTCAGGACTCCCTCCTCCTACATCAGCCACCTGGAGTCTCACCTGGGCTTCAGCTTGAAGGACCTGTCCAAGCTGTCAGCCGAACACCTACGGGAGCAGCAGGCTGCCTCAAAGGTGATCACAGACAAAATGACATTCGGCAGCCCGCTGTCGGCCCTCGCCACGCCGGAGGACGACACGGGCTCGGTGTACCAGTGCAGACTCTGCAATCGGACATTCGTCAGCAAGCACGCAATCAAACTGCACCTCAGCAAGACCCACGGCAAGTCACCGGAGGACCATCTGGTGTTTGTGACTGctctggagaagctggagaagcttGACAAGATGGAGAAGGTTTAA